In Fusarium verticillioides 7600 chromosome 6, whole genome shotgun sequence, the sequence CAAGGCAGATGCCTTGCGCATCAAGCTTTTGCGGACTAGAATAGGAACCAAGCCCCTGTTCAAGGTGGCAGGCAGAGGGTAGGCATATAGAAGGGTGGCCTACGCCAGAGCAGTAAATGAATCTGCCAACTGAATGGGGGAGCATGGAAAACTTAGCAGACCATCCAGCAATGGACGGAGAGCATAATTCTGAAAGTCAAGCAAGTTCAGGTTCGGATCTACAGTCGCACCTCTCACACAGAGTGCCATAGATGCACAGAGCAAGGAAATAGTCAATTGTGGCGCTCAAAGACAAGCCTAGAAGCTAAAACACATTCTATAATGCTATCATTCAAGACAAAGCCGAAGAATGACAGCAAATGCTCGGCGCATGGTTACCACGGAATCGGAGTTCCATCCGCGTGGACGAAACGTCCAGAGTAATTGTCCCTGGTGGCCGTGTCGATCTAATTAACCATCGTCAGCCTACGCCGCACGCGAagcaagaaacaaagcaCGTGCTTACCCGTTCAATAATTTTCTTCGCcacttcatcaagatctgaGAATGGAGGGTTTTCCATCCTGTAAGCCTTGACTGCATTCTTTCCCATCTCCGTCTCGACAAAGCTGAAGGTACAGTGGCATCGTCAGCGCAATCCTATAAGAAACTCTACTTTCGCGCGGGATCACTTACCCAGGAGAGACAGCAAACGCAATAATGTTCTCATACTCCGCGTGAATTGTCTTTGTGAAATGGTTCAAAGCCGCCTTGGAAGCATTATATGggaacatcttgaagaacataTACTTCTGATAGTCCTCAATTGAAGCAACGGCCGAGCTCATTGCCATCCACTTCGGGTTCTCGGCCCTCTCTAGAAGAGACTTCAGGCCCATGAAGAGAAGCGCGACGCTGCGTGATGACATACACGTCGGCACAGCCCTGGGGATCGATGATTTCGACAGACCCCTGGTCGCCGACAATGCgggcgttggcgatgatgacgtCTAGCTTAGTAATGCCTGGGCCCTCGAGCTCGTTTGCGGCGTCGAAGGAATCGGTTGTGGAGGTGGCTTCGATCTGGACGAGGATGACTCTACTGCCCTTGCCGGCTGGTAGTTCAAGGAGTGCTTTGGCGTTGGGGCTGGTAATGTCACGCAGAGCAGCGATGACAGTGTGCTGTGGTCGGCGGAGGTAGTGCTCGAGGAACCCTTTGCCGATACCTGCCATTTCTGTGAGATTCAAGAGCCAATGGGTTGTCAAGCCACAAAAGAGAGGTGGTAGCGAGAGCTGTAAGTACACTGACCTCGACTGGCGCCAGAGATGAGGACATTGGTAGTGGCACCCATTGCGATGAGTTAGGTTTGAAGGCTGCGTATAGTCTTTAgacttggtggtggtacTTGACGCTGATGATTGCGAAGTCTGATGAACATCAAATTCCATTGCGGATTAGCCTTTATATACTTCTCACAATAGTTTCCCCGTCTCATTCTGGAGGCTTCGTCACTTAACTATAACCGCAATCGGCGTAGAACATAGGCCTTCGCACTGCAGTTACTTGGCCCAATTGGGGCATTTACATGCACTGGGCGCTGACGCCCCCTTATCGGCCTTGTTCCCTAAGAATCTCCGCGAATAGTCATAGCCTAGCAAGCTGTGCAAGATGACTGGTCCGAATCGGCTAAGCTCAGTTGGGAAATAACCGCCGCTCGGAATGATAAGAACGCGAAGTCCCGCATCTAGCTGATTTGCGCCTTTCGCTTATTCAACCCCGCGAGGCCGGAGTAGGTAGAAAATAGCAGAATTCGAGCGCATTCGTGGACAGTTCAAAGTCCGGCATCCTGCGACTGCGCCCAGCAATCGCATCATTTCACTGATCACAAATATCAGGTCCAGATTCAGCATTCCATCATGGAAACAGGATCGACAGCGGGCGCTAGTAGAAGGCGGACAGACGGAGGGGTTGGCACTCCGAGCAATCGGGTCCTTTCTTGCGCAAATTGCCGCCGGAGGAAGATACTCTGCAACAAGGATATCCCTTGTGCGAATTGTATCAAGGTCAGTCATTCTGTCTCTATCACACTAAGTCTCGTGTAAATGACATCATTTGTCACTTCTCGTGATCGAGTTCCCGCAATATCCTGCTTTTATTTGGACGAACGACTCTAAGACGAACAGAACAACGTCACTTGCGTACCTTCCAAGCCGGCACCCTCAAGGCCTAGGCTCAAGTCTACTGCTCGGGATATACGGGAGCGCCTTGCCAAATGTGAAGCATTGCTTCAAGAACACGTTGCAGTAGATGACAGTTCCCAAATTCGTTCAGGACAGGGAggtaccaccaccagcagtAACGACATCGCGCCAGCCAGCAGCGAAACAATTGGTGAATCAGCGAGGACGCATGCCGATGGCGATTTGTGGGTGACTCTTAACGACGAGGTATTTGCCCTTCAACCTGCATCACAATCCAATGAAGCTGACCAACAATACAGATCTGTAAAATGAAGAAACTTATGGAACAGGATCAGCCAGAGGTTGCTTTCAGCGAAGAAAATGCATCTGATGATTTCACAGGCTATAAACCGCTGAGGTTCACTAAGTGTCCGACCCTCGACCCGATCGCAGCCTTCAAGCTGTGGCAGATATATCTCGAGCGCGTCAATCCACTGCTTAAGATAATACACGCACCCACTGTTCAACCCCTAATTGTCTCTACAAGAGCCGACATCGAATCGACTCCGCTGGATCAACAAGCACTGGTGTATAGTATTTTCGGACTGGCTGTATTGGCACTTAGAAGTGACGAAATCACAAACATGCTTGGTGCTGAAAAACAGCGAGACGACTTCCTCCAAGAATTTCTTACCGCAATCAGCGTGTCGCTGGCGCAGTTTGGTTCTCTGGGACGGTACAACATGGTTGTCCTGCAGGCTCAGATACATACTTCTGTAAGTTTTGATGACTTTTCTGTGGGTAATAGAAGCGGCT encodes:
- a CDS encoding hypothetical protein (At least one base has a quality score < 10); translation: MGATTNVLISGASRGIGKGFLEHYLRRPQHTVIAALRDITSPNAKALLELPAGKGSRVILVQIEATSTTDSFDAANELEGPGITKLDVIIANARIVGDQGVALLFMGLKSLLERAENPKWMAMSSAVASIEDYQKYMFFKMFPYNASKAALNHFTKTIHAEYENIIAFAVSPGFVETEMGKNAVKAYRMENPPFSDLDEVAKKIIERIDTATRDNYSGRFVHADGTPIPW